A part of Rhinatrema bivittatum chromosome 16, aRhiBiv1.1, whole genome shotgun sequence genomic DNA contains:
- the LOC115077490 gene encoding golgin subfamily A member 6-like protein 1, with the protein MEGRLVKSKEEGDKLWNESAVESSPVTEFKQAEREQEKIMEERSRARKQRQADRKQEKMMEETGREREQEKMMEETGRAREHEKMMEETGRAREHEKMMEETGKVREHEKMMEETGREREQEKMI; encoded by the exons ATGGAAGGGAGGCTGGTAAAAAGCAAAGAGGAAGGTGACAAGCTCTGGAATGAGTCAGCAGTAGAGTCCAGCCCTGTGACCGAGTTTAAGCAG gcagagagagaacaagagaaaataatggaggagagaagcagagcgagaaagcaa AGACAGGCAGATAGAAAGCAAGAGAAAATGATGGAAGAGACAGGTAGGGAGAGAGAACAGGAGAAAATGATGGAAGAGACAGGCAGAGCGAGAGAGCATGAGAAAATGATGGAAGAGACAGGCAGAGCGAGAGAGCATGAGAAAATGATGGAAGAGACAggcaaagtgagagagcatgagaaaATGATGgaagagacaggcagagagagagaacaagagaaaATGATATAA